The following nucleotide sequence is from Ferruginibacter lapsinanis.
TCGTTATAGGTAATCTCACTACGATAATTGCTGAAATCAGGATAATATTGTGGCCATCCGCCATTTTTATATTGAGCTTCCAATAAATAATCGATCCCTTTAACTGCCGCTTTTAAGTAAGCCTGATTTTTGGTCAATTTATAGGCTTTTACCAGGTATTTTATTTCCTTCGAAGTAGCTTCGTTATCGATCGTAGCATCAATGCCATCAGCGTAACCGCTTCTTAATTCACTTTTATCAGCGGCAGATAATGTTCTTTTATAATTTACTTTCTGATCCTGAAAATGTTTTGGCCATCCTCCATTTCTGCGTTGATATAACAGCATATTTTCTGCAACAGAATCTATAGCGGTTGGTTTTATGGTCACTATTTCAAACGACTCCGTAGGTAATGTATCTCTACGTGGATTCCATTTGTAATCAAAAGCCCAGGCTGGTGTAATATCATTAACACCAACTCCGGCAGGCATATTATTTTTATGCCATTGATAATCTCCACCTTCTTTGTGACAATTAAAATAATACACTCGTCTGCCCCACTGGATCACATTTGGAGGCGTTGCTTCTTTTTGATAAATATCCGCATCCGCCATATTTGAAGAAAAGGAACAATTGATCAAATAAAACTGAGCATCTCTGTGATATCTTCCTAATTTAAAACCATTATCCCCCGTAAAATTGCAATTCAATAAAACAGTTTTAGATGATTCATGTTTTGAACCATCATGCCATATTGCTGCTTCCGGACTATGACAAATGAAAGTGCATTTTTCTGCCAACGCCCAACCTCGAGGACAATAAAAATCAACCCAGCCTTCCATTATACAATTATAGAAATAAAACATTCCATCTTCTGTATTCCACGGACTAACTGTATCTCCTCCGTATGCTTTGAATATACAATTACTTACTTTCAACCTGGTTGTTTCAAAAGTACGCAGCGCCATTTGATGAGTACCTTTTTTTACCAATTTGGTTTTGGTCATTGATTGTTCAGAAGGACAATCGATCGTTGTATCTCTGGCAGTAAGACCATAAGTATTTTGAATAGTAAGATTTTCGAGATTGATATCACTTCCTTTTATATTCATTGTAGCAACACCCCAATCATCCGGATTACTGCACCTGAACATATCTCTCCCTTCGGCGTAAGTAATAATAGTATTGTTGGCATTTTCTCCCTTGAAAGTAATGTTACTTTTTTCTATAAACAGCTTTTCGTTGTAGGTGCCTTTTTTTATTAAAATAGTACGTGTGTCTTTGGCATCAACTGATAAACTATTGATCGCTTCCTGTATTGACCTGAAATCACCTGTCCCATCTGCAGCTACAATAACTGTATGCTGGGCACACAAACTAAATGCACTGAGCAGCAGAGCTAGAGAAAAATAAAATCCACGATATAGTAGTTGTTTAGCTATCACTATTTTTTTATCGTTTTTGCTTTAACAGGTACTTGAGCTATCAACCATTTAACTAACTCCTGTGCTGCTGTAAAATTTTCATACTCTGCCGGTATCTTTCTACCATCGATGTATTCGTTATAGAACCAGGGATCACCAACAGCAAATACTGTTCCTTTGCCGTATTTGGCTACAGCCATTATCACATCTCCTTTATCTGTAAGAATAGATCTTGCTGGCGGGGTGGCTTTAAGTGTACAAATTTGTTTAATATAAATTTTCTTAGCTTTTTTAAAGATCAATTTTGGTGCAGTAAATGCGCCTACTTCATAATCGTGTCCCTCTACTCTATTTCTACTATCCTTATTAAAATGAATACCGAATTTTTTAGCCAATTCATTGGTATGTTCAAACTCTACATTATTACTATCATTCATCAACATTACTAAAACACCGCCGTTTTTTACCCAGGTAGTGATCGTTTCTATATCTGCAGTTTCAATATAGTTTGGCTTAGGATTTTCTTTAGGAAAATCAGGGTCAACCAGGATATAGATATTTACATCTCTTAAATTAGCAGCTGTTGGTCTTTCTTTTGAAGCTATCGTTCTTATTCCATAATTTTTAAAGATATCTCCAAAAAAAGAGAAGCCTCCGTTATCTCTTTCCTCCCATTTATAATGATGCCCTACCATCAAACCTGACTGCTCATCTCTTTTTTGTTCGTTATTAAAATAATAATCAAGTGCAACAGATTTTCCGGCTCCGATCTTTTCATCTTCTAAAATCTCCATTTCATTTGCAGCCAAAATTACTGCGGCTATCCCTTTTACATCATTGGTAACTACCGGTTCATTTATATAATACTCATAACTTCCATCACGATAAGGATTACCTCCCAGCCCTGCAACCGCACACACTTTATTTACACAGGTTCTTCCTAATGAATCTTTACCGATAAAATTTTTGATCATTCCTGCGTATGCTTTATTCACCGCCGGCATAATACTTTTATCTAGATATCCATTACGAACACCTTTGGCTAATGTATATACCAACATTGCTGTGGCAGAGCCTTCTTTGTAATTTCCTTTTGCAGTAGGTTTATCCAACACTTGAAACCACACTCCAGATTTTGGATCCTGTACTTTTAACACCGCTTTCGAAAAACGTTTTAATATTTGCACCAAAGAATCTCTTTTTGGATGCCCCACCGGAAAATAATCCAATACATCTACCAGCCCCATACCATACCAACCCATTGCTCTACCCCAAAAATTCTTTGATACTCCTGTAACAGAATCGCTCCATTTTTCTTTTCTGCTTTCATCCCACCCATGATACAAAAGCCCTGTTTTAGTATCTCTGGCATGCGCCTCCATTTGAATGAATTGTTTTGCAACATCATTAAAATTTTCCGGCTGATTGAATCGTTGTGAGTATTCTGCATAAAATGGTTCAACCATGTACAAACCATCCAACCACATTTGATTAGGATATCTTTTTTTATGCCAGAATCCACCATCGGTTGTACGAGGATGATAATTGATCTGGTCTTTTAACAGATGTAATGCAGATAAGTATTTTTTGTCCCCATCAACAGCAAACAGCATTAACAGGTTTCTGCCTGCGGCAATATTGTCGCTGTTATAATCTTCCATTTTATAGGTTCTGATCGTTCCATCAGGACGTACAAAAAAATCCATACTTCTCTTAATGTAGTTATATATCTCTCCGCGACCGGTTCTTTTCCAAACCTTTTCCATAGCCTTCAATACGATCCCCTGCTCATAGGTCCACTCAGCAGGCCTGTTGGCTTTCAACTGCATTGTATCTCCATTATAAATAGACATAACGCTTTCAGTAAGTTGTACCGAAAGTCGTTTATCCTGGGCACCGGCACTTGTTAGTACTAATAATGAACAGGCTATAAAAAAGATTTTATTTCTCATAAAATTCTATTTTTTCGATTTTTTCTTTTTAACAGGCTTTTGCTTTTCTACAGGCAATGCCCATATAATCGCCTTATCTGTTACACCATAATCTGCCACCACTTTTTGTTTTACCAAACCAATATTGTTTGTATTCAATATTTTAATATCCTTGGTTCTTTCTCCCTGCATTTGGGTCAGTAGCTCTACAGAATCTTTCAGATTCAATCCGTTCAAAGTGACACTATCGCTATTTAGAACATACACCAATGGATTGGTCTTTTTGCTTACCATTGTAAGGTTATTAATGGTGATGCCTGAGGCTTCCTGAATATCCACGCCTTCATTAGCCTGCAATACCAGGTTTTCAAGCAATACATTCTTAACATGCATCTCAGGTATACCTCTTACAAAAATTCCTTTAGATGCGCCGTTACAAGTTATATTTCTAAAATAGAAATTACGGAATATCGGTGTTGATTCGTCTACCGCTTTAAACTCAACTTTAGGAGGTTCTCTCTTTTCTCCGTTTGCCGCTACCGGATCCTGCGCTGCGTAATACATATCAAACAAAATTGCTTCGCCGGGAATATCCAGCATATTAACATTGTTCACATAAATATTTTCTACCACACCACCTCTTCCTCTTGTTGTCTTAAAACGTAAGCCTATATCACTACCGATGAAGTTAGAATTACTTACATAGATATTATTAGCTCCTCCACTCATTTCACTTCCTATAACAAATCCTCCGTGAGAATGATAGACCACACAATTATTCACTATAACATCTGCCGTAGGCCTTCCTCTTTTTCTACCTTCTTCGTCTCTTCCGCTTTTTATACAAATACCATCATCGCCAGTGTCGAATATGCAACTTTGTACATTCGCATGTGTACAACTTTCCAGATCTAAAGCATCAGTATTTGTGCCAAACCATGGATTCTTTACTCGTACATTTTGCAGTGTGATATGATCACTTAACATCAAATGAGTTGTCCATGCCGGAGAGTTTTCAAACGTAATATCCTGTAATAATATATTTTTACAATTAGCGATACGGATCATATTAGGACGAAGAAAATCTTTCACACTTTCAAAATCTTTTAATTCTTTGCCGGCTGTTAATTTTCCGATATTATTTTCAGCAAGACCTTTTAACGCCTTAGCTGATGAGTACCAGGTCTTTTTATCTTCGGTAAGTACACCACCATATTTAGATAAATGATTTTTCCATTCCCCTTCAGACAATTTACCTTTTTTAAGAGGTCTCCAATAAAAGCCGTTACCATTCATTATCCCTTTACCGGTAATAGCAATGTTCTCTAGATTTTCGGCAGTAACCGGCGACTGGCACCTGGCTGCATCTACCCCTTCAAAAGAGGAAACAACCAATGGATATTGATTGAAATCAGAAGTAAATATTACTAAGGCCCCTTCATCCAAATGAAGATTGATATTACTCTTCATCACGATGGGACCGGTGAGCCATGAACCTTTCGGAATCAATACTGTACCGCCACCTTTTGCCGCACAGCTATCTATAGCTGTATTGATCGCTTTTGAATTTAACGTATACCCGTCACTGATAGCCCCATAATTAATTATATTAAAAGTATCTCTTTTAAAATGAGGCACATATATTTTGGGCAACTCAAACGCATACTTTTCTTTAAAATCAGAAGGTTTTAAATACTTCGCCAATGCCAGATTCTGATCCTTGATCGACTGACAAACCAATGAAGCAACAGAAGATGCTCCATATTCGCTAAAGTGTGTATTATCTTCTTCTTTCCCTTTATAATTTTTAAAATGATTAGGGGGTATATTTAAAAAGAAACGCCTGCTGTTTTCTACTCCTTCCTTTTCAATCATTGCCTGGCTACTTTTATGTAGATCAATTAAAGGCACATTGAATTTAGCTGCTACATCTTTTACTACCCCGGGATATTCACCATGTTGGTCAACAAATTTCCCCGAAGCATCGAATTTTCTTCTCATTACCGGAGTAACCAAAACAGGATTCGCTCCTTTACTTCTGGCTTCTGTAATAAAACGTATCAGATTTTCTCTGTAAGTAGTTTGTGGAGCTGCATATCTTGTGCTATCATCTATCTTACTATCATTATGACCAAACTGAATGATAACATAATCTCCCGCCTGTAACTGATTCATTACGGTATCCCATCTTCCCTCTTTTATGAAACTCTTGGTACTACGGCCATTCACCGCATAATTTTTCACTTCTACATCACTTGTTAGATATTGCGGAAAAAATTGCCCCCAACCTCTCTCAGGATTTTCATCCAATGGTTTGTTCGCCATGGTAGAATCTCCGATCATAAAAATCCTCACCGGTTTTTCAGGCAACTGAAATGCCATGGTAACAATCAGTATTAATATAGCTACAATTTTTTTCATTCCTATGGTTTAGTAGTTTAGAAAGTTCAGATGTTTAGAAAACAATCTTTACCTTGATTATTTAAAAATCGTAATTCGTACTTTATTCATTATCTCACGTCTTTAATATCTATCACATCCATATCCGTATAATTATAATTCTCTCCTGCCATACCCCATATAAATGAATAGTTACTGGTTCCGCAACCTGAGTGAATGCTCCATGGTGGAGAGATCAATGCCTGATGATTGGCTACCAGTATATGACGGGTTTGCTGTGGTTGTCCCATAAAATGAAACACACGTTGATTATCCGCCACATCAAAATAAAAATATGCTTCCATTCTGCGATCGTGTACATGCGTTGGGATAGTATTCCAAACACTTCCTGTTTTCAACACCGTTAACCCCATTACCAATTGACAACTTTTTAGTCCGTCCGCATGAATGTATTTATATACAGTCCGCTGATTAGCTGTTTCCACTGCTCCTAGATCTAATGGAGATGCCTTTTCCTTTTTCATCAACTGTACTCTGTAAGTATGATGTGCCGGTGCTGATAACAAATAAAATTTCGCCGGATTATTCTTATCCAAACTCTTAAATGATACTTTTTTGTTACCTCTTCCGATATACAAACAATCAAGTTTATTTACCAGGTAGGCTTTGTCCTCCACTTTAATTTCTCCATCACCTCCAACATTAATAACCCCTAATTCTCTTCTTTCCAAGAAATAATCAGCTCTTAAATTTTTATAATTGGGCAACTGCACTGTTTTGCTCAAAGGCATAATACCACCGATGATCACTCTATCATAGTGTGAGTAAACGAAATGAAACGTATTCTCTTCGAATAATTTTTCCACCAAAAAATTGTCTCTCAATTCTTCGGTATTCATTTGTTTTACTTCATTGATGCCATTGGCATATCGTTGTGTCATTTCCATTGCACTATTTTTATATAGTTTAGAAGTTTAGGTTTTAGAATTTTTAGCTTCCCTTACTTTCTTATTTTACATTTCTTATTTTCTACCGTCCCATCCATCCGCCATCAACCGTCAAAATTGTACCATGTACATAATTAGCTGCGTCAGATGCAAGGAAAACTACCGGTCCTTTAAAATCTTCTGTCTCACCCCAACGATTCGCCGGTATGCGACTTAGGATTGATTTGCTTCTTTCGGGATCATTGCGTAATGCTTCAGTATTATCTGTAGCGATGTATCCGGGAGCAATGCCATTTACGTTTACACCTTTACTTGCCCACTCATTGGCAAATGCTTTGATCAAACTTGCCACAGCTCCTTTACTTGCCGCATACCCGGGAACCAAAATCCCTCCCTGGAAACTTAGTAATGAGGCTGTAAAAATTATTTTACCACTACCTTGTTCTATCATTCTTTTGCCAATCTCCCTGGTTAAAATAAACGGAGCATCTAAATTTACCGACAATACTTTATCCCAATATTCATCACTGTGTTCCGCAACCGGATTACGCAAGATCATTCCTGCATTATTAATCAAAATATCTATTCTGCTATTTTCTTCTGTTACTTTTTTTATAAAAGCCTTTAACGAATCTCTGCTACTGAAATCGCATTGATAAGCTTTAAAAGATCTGCCTAAAGCAACCACCTCTTTTTCGATATCACTGCCACTTAATTCCAATGAAGCTGATACTCCTATAATATCAGCACCAGCTTCTGCTAATCCTATAGCCATTGCTTTACCGATACCTTTATTACAACCGGTTACAAGTGCTATTTTTCCTGTTAAATTAAATGAGTTCATATTTTTTTGTTTAGAAAGTTTAGGGGTTAGAAGTGTAGTTCTCCCTACTTTCTTATTCCTTATTTTACATTTCTTATTTCTTCTTCTCTATCTTCCACTCGCCCAAAATATTTTCAACGGTATATTTTTTGACTTCTTCGTCTGTTAACTGTTTACTCCACGAAACTCTTTTTTCTGCATTTGCTCCGGGGCCATAACTTTTGTATTCAGCAAATCGGGCCGTTTTTTCATTATCCGGATTTTTCCAATTATTCCATCCTTCAGCAATTATATGACTACCTATTTCACAATTTATATATGCCACACTTGCATTTGGCTGCCATGGTCTTCCGAGACTGACTTTATTTAACCCGCTATCAGCTGTTAGTTTACAATTGATAAATACAAAGCCAAATGGAATTTCTCTTGGTGTTGACGCCGCTGTAACATGAGAATTCTTTTTGCTGTGGATATGACAGTTTACAAAAACGGCTGTTGCCGGACCAAAAATAAAATCCGTGGTACCTTCAATGTAGCAATCCTTATAATATTGTTTACTTCCATGCCCGCTGCAAAAGAGTACATCCTGAAACCCAATTAAGTTGCAATTAAAAAATGCTGCTCGGGTACCATTCACAAATAAAGCCACCGCCTGCCCGGCTGTAAAACCGGCATCATTGACAAACGTTATATTTTTTGCAGTAAAATTATCTGCATAAATAAAAAACGATGCACTATTCCAGGTGTTTACAGTATCCCCGTTGGGTAATTTTCCTCCTGCATGATTGTTATATGTAAGAACTGTTTTTTTAACATCTTCGCCTATCAGTGTAACAAAATCCTTTCTGGTATCTAAGATCAACCTTTCTTTATAAATACCGGCTTTCACATAAATGGTGACCGGTTTTTTATTACCTGCCGGAATCTTATCAAATGCCTCCTGTACTGTTTTGCAATTACCTGTTCCGTCTTTAGCTACAATAATTTTTTTTTGTGCAAAAACTGTACAAGCAAAAAAAAGTAAGGGCAATATCAAAGATCGTTTTATCATTTACAATATTTAAACCTGTTTTACTCACGAAACAGCATTAATGTACTATTTCTTATTCTCCTAATAAAAAAACTCACAGAGCCCAGTTTACACAGAGTTTAGTATTCTTCT
It contains:
- a CDS encoding glycoside hydrolase family 88/105 protein; this translates as MRNKIFFIACSLLVLTSAGAQDKRLSVQLTESVMSIYNGDTMQLKANRPAEWTYEQGIVLKAMEKVWKRTGRGEIYNYIKRSMDFFVRPDGTIRTYKMEDYNSDNIAAGRNLLMLFAVDGDKKYLSALHLLKDQINYHPRTTDGGFWHKKRYPNQMWLDGLYMVEPFYAEYSQRFNQPENFNDVAKQFIQMEAHARDTKTGLLYHGWDESRKEKWSDSVTGVSKNFWGRAMGWYGMGLVDVLDYFPVGHPKRDSLVQILKRFSKAVLKVQDPKSGVWFQVLDKPTAKGNYKEGSATAMLVYTLAKGVRNGYLDKSIMPAVNKAYAGMIKNFIGKDSLGRTCVNKVCAVAGLGGNPYRDGSYEYYINEPVVTNDVKGIAAVILAANEMEILEDEKIGAGKSVALDYYFNNEQKRDEQSGLMVGHHYKWEERDNGGFSFFGDIFKNYGIRTIASKERPTAANLRDVNIYILVDPDFPKENPKPNYIETADIETITTWVKNGGVLVMLMNDSNNVEFEHTNELAKKFGIHFNKDSRNRVEGHDYEVGAFTAPKLIFKKAKKIYIKQICTLKATPPARSILTDKGDVIMAVAKYGKGTVFAVGDPWFYNEYIDGRKIPAEYENFTAAQELVKWLIAQVPVKAKTIKK
- the pelA gene encoding pectate lyase; this translates as MIAKQLLYRGFYFSLALLLSAFSLCAQHTVIVAADGTGDFRSIQEAINSLSVDAKDTRTILIKKGTYNEKLFIEKSNITFKGENANNTIITYAEGRDMFRCSNPDDWGVATMNIKGSDINLENLTIQNTYGLTARDTTIDCPSEQSMTKTKLVKKGTHQMALRTFETTRLKVSNCIFKAYGGDTVSPWNTEDGMFYFYNCIMEGWVDFYCPRGWALAEKCTFICHSPEAAIWHDGSKHESSKTVLLNCNFTGDNGFKLGRYHRDAQFYLINCSFSSNMADADIYQKEATPPNVIQWGRRVYYFNCHKEGGDYQWHKNNMPAGVGVNDITPAWAFDYKWNPRRDTLPTESFEIVTIKPTAIDSVAENMLLYQRRNGGWPKHFQDQKVNYKRTLSAADKSELRSGYADGIDATIDNEATSKEIKYLVKAYKLTKNQAYLKAAVKGIDYLLEAQYKNGGWPQYYPDFSNYRSEITYNDNAMVNVLNILQDITEGKNDFDVIDKKYIPKCTKAIQRGIDCILKTQIKQQNVLTAWCAQYDATSMQPAQARKFELVSLSGAESVGITRFLMRQNNPSEKIIAAVTAAVAWFEKVKITGYNFIDIKAPNEASGRDRVLVKEDSSVIWARFYDIKTNVPFFSGRDSQRHATVAEIENERRIGYAWYGTWPLKLLNKEYPEWKKKWLK
- a CDS encoding pectinesterase family protein, which gives rise to MIKRSLILPLLFFACTVFAQKKIIVAKDGTGNCKTVQEAFDKIPAGNKKPVTIYVKAGIYKERLILDTRKDFVTLIGEDVKKTVLTYNNHAGGKLPNGDTVNTWNSASFFIYADNFTAKNITFVNDAGFTAGQAVALFVNGTRAAFFNCNLIGFQDVLFCSGHGSKQYYKDCYIEGTTDFIFGPATAVFVNCHIHSKKNSHVTAASTPREIPFGFVFINCKLTADSGLNKVSLGRPWQPNASVAYINCEIGSHIIAEGWNNWKNPDNEKTARFAEYKSYGPGANAEKRVSWSKQLTDEEVKKYTVENILGEWKIEKKK
- a CDS encoding SDR family NAD(P)-dependent oxidoreductase, which translates into the protein MNSFNLTGKIALVTGCNKGIGKAMAIGLAEAGADIIGVSASLELSGSDIEKEVVALGRSFKAYQCDFSSRDSLKAFIKKVTEENSRIDILINNAGMILRNPVAEHSDEYWDKVLSVNLDAPFILTREIGKRMIEQGSGKIIFTASLLSFQGGILVPGYAASKGAVASLIKAFANEWASKGVNVNGIAPGYIATDNTEALRNDPERSKSILSRIPANRWGETEDFKGPVVFLASDAANYVHGTILTVDGGWMGR
- the kduI gene encoding 5-dehydro-4-deoxy-D-glucuronate isomerase, with amino-acid sequence MEMTQRYANGINEVKQMNTEELRDNFLVEKLFEENTFHFVYSHYDRVIIGGIMPLSKTVQLPNYKNLRADYFLERRELGVINVGGDGEIKVEDKAYLVNKLDCLYIGRGNKKVSFKSLDKNNPAKFYLLSAPAHHTYRVQLMKKEKASPLDLGAVETANQRTVYKYIHADGLKSCQLVMGLTVLKTGSVWNTIPTHVHDRRMEAYFYFDVADNQRVFHFMGQPQQTRHILVANHQALISPPWSIHSGCGTSNYSFIWGMAGENYNYTDMDVIDIKDVR
- a CDS encoding glycosyl hydrolase family 28 protein — protein: MKKIVAILILIVTMAFQLPEKPVRIFMIGDSTMANKPLDENPERGWGQFFPQYLTSDVEVKNYAVNGRSTKSFIKEGRWDTVMNQLQAGDYVIIQFGHNDSKIDDSTRYAAPQTTYRENLIRFITEARSKGANPVLVTPVMRRKFDASGKFVDQHGEYPGVVKDVAAKFNVPLIDLHKSSQAMIEKEGVENSRRFFLNIPPNHFKNYKGKEEDNTHFSEYGASSVASLVCQSIKDQNLALAKYLKPSDFKEKYAFELPKIYVPHFKRDTFNIINYGAISDGYTLNSKAINTAIDSCAAKGGGTVLIPKGSWLTGPIVMKSNINLHLDEGALVIFTSDFNQYPLVVSSFEGVDAARCQSPVTAENLENIAITGKGIMNGNGFYWRPLKKGKLSEGEWKNHLSKYGGVLTEDKKTWYSSAKALKGLAENNIGKLTAGKELKDFESVKDFLRPNMIRIANCKNILLQDITFENSPAWTTHLMLSDHITLQNVRVKNPWFGTNTDALDLESCTHANVQSCIFDTGDDGICIKSGRDEEGRKRGRPTADVIVNNCVVYHSHGGFVIGSEMSGGANNIYVSNSNFIGSDIGLRFKTTRGRGGVVENIYVNNVNMLDIPGEAILFDMYYAAQDPVAANGEKREPPKVEFKAVDESTPIFRNFYFRNITCNGASKGIFVRGIPEMHVKNVLLENLVLQANEGVDIQEASGITINNLTMVSKKTNPLVYVLNSDSVTLNGLNLKDSVELLTQMQGERTKDIKILNTNNIGLVKQKVVADYGVTDKAIIWALPVEKQKPVKKKKSKK